The genomic DNA CCATTGGCATTAGAGTAAGCAGATGGGTCACCATGCATGGACTGGCCCTAAATATAACCAATGATCTGACACCTTTTGAGCAAATCATACCTTGCGGCCTGCATAAGAAGGTGACATCTATGAAACAAGAATTGAACAGACACATTGCATTAATGTCTGTATCAGACATTTTGGGGAAAAATATTCTAAATAAGTTATATTCTGTATAAATTTTGTATTAAACTTTTATTTAAAATAAAGTATCAAATATTTATATTGTGTATAAGGCTTCCATTTTAGGATACACAAGGCCTTATTGATGACCATTTTGTAATGAATAGTTCTTAGATGCAGTGCAGTTAAGCACAGAAGCATACTAGGTGTATTTGAGGGGTATAGACAAGTCCCCCAAGTGGTCATTACAAATAGCTTTACGGGCTCAGCCTGTAAAGGGTCAGCAGCATTAGTGTTTCAAAAGAAACCTAATAGAAAGGAACTGATAACCATGTTTTGTTTTCTACTTATTAAATTTGCTAATGCCAGATGCAACATAGAGGAGAAATTATTGAAAGTGTAGTGAGAAGAAGCGGTCTCTCTCTTTCAGCATTAGCTGAAAAAATGGGTATAAGTAGAAATACGCTCTACAATAGATTTAAGCAGAAAAACTTGAGCTATGACTTTATATTGAACTTAGGGGTGGTGCTGCACTATAATTTTGTGATTCATTTTCCTGAGATGAAGTCAGATAGAGCACTGTCAGATGATTTCCGTTCAAAATTATTTCAACTTGAGGAGAAGTATAAAAAGCTATTGGAAAAATACAATTGGTTGTTGAAATTTTTGCTAAAAAAATCGCAGGAGGTCGATCAACATGCCTTCTATAAGCAAATTAAAGAATTCATCAACTCTTCTTCTTTTTAACTTCAGCGAAAGTATGACAACATCTATAAGGATTAAAAAATCATTGGGGCAGCATTTTTTAGTAGATAGTACTGTCTCTAGTCAAATAGCTAACCTATTAACAGATAAAAGTCTAGCAGGTACAGTAGTTGAAGTGGGACCTGGTAGGGGTAGCTTAACAGAAATGTTGATCGCTAAGCCTATTGCTGGTTTATACCTTGTAGAGATAGACCGCGAATTGATACCCTATCTAAAAAAGAAATATGCCCCATTAAAGGAGCGCATTATAGAGGCAGATTTTTTAACGCTGCCTCTAACCGAACAGTTTCAAGACGCACATTTGACGATTATTGGCAATTTCCCCTACAATATTTCGTCTCAGATTTTCTTTAAAATTTTGCATAACCGTCATCTGGTCCATGAAGTAGTAGGTATGGTTCAAAAAGAAGTAGCACAACGGATTGTTGCCCAACCAGGCAATAAGGTATATGGTATACTGAGTGTATTTTTACAAGCATTCTATGCTATAGAATACCAGTTTACAGTCCCCCCCCACCTCTTTCTGCCGCCACCTAAGGTAGATTCTGCCGTTATTACCATGCATCGCAATAACGTACAAAAATTGCCATGTAATGAGTCACTTTTTTTTAAAATAGTCAAAAGTGGTTTTCAACAACGTAGAAAGAAGTTACAAAATGCTTTGCGCGCTTTGGGTATATCCAATATAGGCTGTGCTGATTTACTGAATAAACGCGCGGAAGAACTCAGTGTAGCTGATTTTGTAACACTAACTAATGCATTGGAAAACAAGACGTTGACTTAGGCTATAACAGCCTATTATTTGTATCCATCATAAAAATTGCTTAAAATTATATGGTTTTGGTTGTTTGCCATTTATCTGTGCGTTTTTATCTCTATTGATCCCCAAGTTATATATTGTTTTATTAACCAAAGTCAATATAATCGATTTAATAAAGCTGATTCAGCTTACATTTTTATAGGAAAGCCCTTTATCCTACGTTTAATCTTCTAAGCAGCGCTTATCCAACCGCATTCTGTCTTATGATACTATATAACATGCCCCTTTTTATGGTATTGGCTTTTTTGTTATTGACTCTAGGAGTAGGCCTTTACGCGAGCCAAAGAGCAACTACATTGCGTGAATATGCTGTCGGTAATAAGCAGTTTCATACCACTACCTTAGTGGTTACAGTGTTGGCGACAAGTTTTGGAGGAGGGACCCTGATGCGTAATGTACCGAAAGTGCATAATATAGGTATATATTTCATAGCCATGCTTTTTGCAATAGCAGTCGGCTTTTGGATAAAAAGTTGTTTGGTGCTGCGTATGAGGCCATTTATGGAACATCTTTCTATGGCAGAGACGATAGGCAGCCTATATGGTAAATGGTTCAGAGCTATTGCTGCGCTATTAGGAATCTGTTTTTCTATTGGTATTGTTGCTATTCAAATCAATGTAATCTCCGCTGCTATCGGCATGTGTGTAGATTCAATTGACCCACGTATCATAACTGTTCTGGCTACTTTAATCCTTATTGCCTACGCTATGTTTGGAGGTATTCGTGCGATAACGCTTACAGATATATTGCAATTTGCAACCTTTACTATTATTATTCCCTTGCTCATTAGGCTTGTGTTTGTAAAAACAGGCAAGTCATTTTTAGACATTATATTGCTTCTACAAAAGCAAGAAAAATTTCAGTTCCGTAATCTCTTCCATTTGGACAAAAAATTATTGAAGCTTGTGGTGGAGAGTCTAGGCCTTGCATGTTGGTTCAACCCGTCAGCTGTACAAAGAGTCTATATGTCTTCTGGTCCGATTCAAGCACATAAAGTATTCCTGCGTGTCACCCTTTTTAGCGTTATCATACTAGCATGTATTGTCTTAATGGGCTTGCTTGTTTTTGTAGGCGATTTAACACTTCCGGTAACAGAAATTTGGCCCTATATTCTAGCCGATATGCCACCTGTGTATAAAGGATGTGTGGTCATTAGTTTGTTAGGAATGGCTATGGCCACAGCTGATTCTAGTTTACACACTGCTGCCATTATGTTTAGCCATGATATGGTAGAAAGCATTCGGGGCATACAAGTAGTTTCTTACGTCCACCAGCTTCGGCTAGCCAAATACACAGCACTCATTACCGGTTTGTTAGCCATGATTGTAACCGTCTACTATCCCAACCTATTTCAATTAAGCCATTTTGTTTTTAATGCCCTGATTATTTGTTTTGAAGCTACAATAGCCGCTCCTTTTATCTTGGCTATTTTGGGGTTTCGGGGTAGTCTGCCTACCGCTTTGATCGGAATGGCTATAGGTGCATTGACTGCATTAATTTTGAAAAAGTGGCCACAAATTGACATAGGCATAGGAGTAGGTTTTTTGGCCATGGTAGCCAATGGCTTGGCTATGATGGCTGCCCACTACCTATTGCCACAACCAGCTGATAAGGGGTGGGTGGGCAGAGACGATCAACAAAAAAGAATGGAACAGCTCATACGAGCATTTAAAAAGTATAAAAAAAATATAGATCTAGAGTAGCACCAGCTTAACGGATACAAGAATAGTAAGAGGATTTTTTAAGACTATTTTTTGCTTGATGATAAGGAATGTGTATCTTGCTTTTTGCTTATATGTAAGTAGCATAGCCAGCAGGTTGAACGGTTCACACTTATTTTTAAATAAAACACTAAATAAGTCATAATTATATGCAGCCAAATACAATAGCACTCCGGTTAGATATCGCTGAGGTGAATGTAATTATTAAAGCCTTGTCTGAAAGACCTTTTCGAGAAGTATATGAATTAATAGGTAAAATTCATGCGCAATCTAATGCACAACTCAAGCCAAATGGCCCACAACTTCAACCCAACGAACCAGTTAAGGGAACGTATGTACATGATCAAGACTAATCATATATTTTTATTTCATTTACATCATTTTATATAATAATGGATCAACTTCTGAGAGCCATTATGGGTGCAGGAAAATGGCTAATCTATGATCAACAAAGATTATTGGAATTTAGTGTAGTAGTAGCTTCCATTTTTTCCCATTTTTTAGAGGCACGCCAAAATATTTGGAGCAAAATTTTGGCTTTCCCCATTGCGTTTACCAATATTTATGTCTATTCCGTTAGAAAACTCTATGGGAAAGTAGTCTATAGCATCATTTTTATATTTTTTAATTTATATGCCTATTTAAGGTGGAAAGGAAGCATAAATCGACAACCTGTAAAGGTGAGCAGAACATCCCATAAGATACTTTTATCTATTACTGGAATGAGCATATTGGGTGGAATAATCTGGAGCTTTATAATAGGTAAATACTTTAATA from Cardinium endosymbiont of Philonthus spinipes includes the following:
- the rsmA gene encoding 16S rRNA (adenine(1518)-N(6)/adenine(1519)-N(6))-dimethyltransferase RsmA, which translates into the protein MTTSIRIKKSLGQHFLVDSTVSSQIANLLTDKSLAGTVVEVGPGRGSLTEMLIAKPIAGLYLVEIDRELIPYLKKKYAPLKERIIEADFLTLPLTEQFQDAHLTIIGNFPYNISSQIFFKILHNRHLVHEVVGMVQKEVAQRIVAQPGNKVYGILSVFLQAFYAIEYQFTVPPHLFLPPPKVDSAVITMHRNNVQKLPCNESLFFKIVKSGFQQRRKKLQNALRALGISNIGCADLLNKRAEELSVADFVTLTNALENKTLT
- a CDS encoding nicotinamide mononucleotide transporter family protein, whose translation is MDQLLRAIMGAGKWLIYDQQRLLEFSVVVASIFSHFLEARQNIWSKILAFPIAFTNIYVYSVRKLYGKVVYSIIFIFFNLYAYLRWKGSINRQPVKVSRTSHKILLSITGMSILGGIIWSFIIGKYFNTSSTPISVYGDAYYFSFGFMDKWLMSHKKLERWVVALLRYIAFALACYQTGAIMLSMHYLVLICIGIYGQIKWYLAYKAMKLP
- a CDS encoding sodium:solute symporter family protein, encoding MILYNMPLFMVLAFLLLTLGVGLYASQRATTLREYAVGNKQFHTTTLVVTVLATSFGGGTLMRNVPKVHNIGIYFIAMLFAIAVGFWIKSCLVLRMRPFMEHLSMAETIGSLYGKWFRAIAALLGICFSIGIVAIQINVISAAIGMCVDSIDPRIITVLATLILIAYAMFGGIRAITLTDILQFATFTIIIPLLIRLVFVKTGKSFLDIILLLQKQEKFQFRNLFHLDKKLLKLVVESLGLACWFNPSAVQRVYMSSGPIQAHKVFLRVTLFSVIILACIVLMGLLVFVGDLTLPVTEIWPYILADMPPVYKGCVVISLLGMAMATADSSLHTAAIMFSHDMVESIRGIQVVSYVHQLRLAKYTALITGLLAMIVTVYYPNLFQLSHFVFNALIICFEATIAAPFILAILGFRGSLPTALIGMAIGALTALILKKWPQIDIGIGVGFLAMVANGLAMMAAHYLLPQPADKGWVGRDDQQKRMEQLIRAFKKYKKNIDLE
- a CDS encoding helix-turn-helix domain-containing protein; translated protein: MQHRGEIIESVVRRSGLSLSALAEKMGISRNTLYNRFKQKNLSYDFILNLGVVLHYNFVIHFPEMKSDRALSDDFRSKLFQLEEKYKKLLEKYNWLLKFLLKKSQEVDQHAFYKQIKEFINSSSF